A genomic segment from Sorangium aterium encodes:
- a CDS encoding RNA polymerase sigma factor, with the protein MTRKEAVAEHRRTSRRVEMGAPPAVHVPFEAIMRHSRMIHAVLRQLGVPARDQPDIMQEIFLSAWRSVEGGGFRPRPEVPPNKALQSWLLAVTWHHIFHYRERLYRWYRELAAFATPERARHAPSPFGQVEARMALRCLERLEPELRAVLAGTAVGNTAEEIAAEFGAHPGTTNKRLHRGRKQLGKILR; encoded by the coding sequence ATGACACGCAAGGAAGCCGTGGCCGAGCATAGGCGCACGTCACGTCGAGTCGAGATGGGTGCGCCCCCGGCAGTGCACGTTCCCTTCGAGGCCATCATGCGGCACTCGAGGATGATCCATGCCGTGTTGCGCCAGTTAGGCGTACCCGCTCGTGACCAGCCGGATATCATGCAGGAGATCTTCCTGTCCGCCTGGCGCAGCGTGGAAGGCGGAGGATTTCGGCCCCGTCCGGAGGTGCCGCCGAACAAGGCTCTACAGAGCTGGCTCCTCGCTGTTACTTGGCACCACATCTTCCATTACCGGGAGCGCCTATACCGGTGGTACAGGGAGCTTGCGGCGTTCGCGACTCCAGAGAGAGCGAGGCATGCACCATCGCCCTTCGGCCAGGTGGAGGCTCGGATGGCGCTTCGTTGCCTGGAGCGGCTCGAGCCCGAGCTCCGTGCCGTGCTCGCGGGCACCGCTGTGGGCAATACCGCTGAGGAGATCGCAGCAGAGTTTGGTGCCCATCCAGGCACGACGAACAAGCGGCTGCACCGCGGGCGAAAGCAGTTGGGGAAGATCCTCCGCTGA
- a CDS encoding putative sensor domain DACNV-containing protein: protein MTHVVTPEKFAEHLTSLLLNGDVDPAPSTKELQELILVAFYASITKEEGRDLKFAVAFVDRDTLQSSQSGLDVWCPCIFAQPIDFSVAAVAKLAHAANPNYSVIAVEAINESLKIVGVVRTSRNEHRHSRGERYPVRLTPWQCLVIKVNGPGQLRVNIGNSYVSSLTGGTIIDHEEFNKSKPIAVSRQLSNLATNSKLDEADYEQVVRHTLLSLLDRGHGGIIIIQGDTECSDLLEGGYRIDSGGTNLLDAVHQLGGRDLATSRIHIPAVVKALHAKETESERQEHLEIERKHREIKRELEALRMLEDATDFAANLASVDGALVLRTDLTIAAFGARILRTTDEFHIVDALRADTEKAASIPTPNPIKHLGTRHNSAATFAFRSPESLVFIASEDGMLSAMFRPQSESHVYLWRPMSLTWSFRFQSAREQFTTQAPTG, encoded by the coding sequence ATGACGCACGTTGTCACGCCGGAAAAATTCGCAGAACACCTGACTTCTCTGCTACTCAATGGCGACGTCGACCCCGCCCCTAGCACAAAGGAACTACAAGAACTCATCCTAGTTGCCTTCTACGCCAGCATTACCAAAGAAGAGGGACGCGATCTGAAGTTCGCGGTCGCTTTTGTAGATAGAGACACACTACAATCCTCTCAAAGTGGCCTAGACGTATGGTGTCCGTGTATTTTCGCGCAGCCCATCGACTTCAGCGTGGCCGCAGTGGCCAAGCTAGCGCACGCAGCCAACCCGAATTACAGTGTTATTGCCGTCGAAGCCATCAATGAATCTTTGAAGATCGTCGGCGTGGTAAGAACCAGCCGAAACGAACACCGTCATAGCCGTGGAGAACGCTACCCCGTGCGACTCACTCCATGGCAGTGCCTGGTCATAAAAGTGAATGGCCCAGGCCAACTGCGAGTCAACATCGGGAACAGCTACGTTTCGTCTCTCACTGGTGGAACAATCATCGACCACGAAGAATTCAACAAGTCTAAGCCGATTGCCGTATCCAGGCAGCTATCAAACCTCGCCACGAATAGCAAACTAGATGAAGCAGATTACGAACAAGTAGTACGCCATACGCTACTTAGCTTGTTGGATCGCGGCCACGGCGGAATCATCATTATACAAGGTGACACGGAGTGCAGCGACCTGCTCGAGGGCGGCTACCGGATCGACTCTGGAGGCACCAATCTACTGGACGCGGTTCATCAGCTTGGCGGACGTGACCTTGCAACTTCGCGCATCCATATTCCAGCGGTCGTCAAGGCGCTGCATGCCAAGGAGACCGAATCCGAACGGCAAGAACATCTTGAGATCGAGCGCAAGCATCGCGAGATTAAGCGGGAGCTAGAAGCGCTTCGCATGCTCGAAGATGCAACAGACTTTGCTGCCAACCTCGCGTCTGTTGATGGTGCTCTCGTCCTGCGCACAGATCTCACTATCGCGGCATTCGGTGCAAGAATACTTCGTACCACCGACGAATTCCACATAGTAGACGCCCTCCGCGCGGACACAGAGAAAGCAGCTAGTATCCCCACACCTAATCCCATCAAGCATCTCGGAACACGTCACAACTCGGCAGCCACCTTCGCCTTCCGTTCGCCGGAATCGCTTGTGTTCATCGCATCCGAAGACGGCATGCTGAGCGCCATGTTCCGCCCGCAATCAGAAAGCCATGTATATCTCTGGCGTCCTATGTCGCTCACGTGGTCGTTTCGCTTCCAATCTGCACGCGAACAATTTACAACGCAGGCTCCCACGGGGTGA
- a CDS encoding RNA polymerase sigma factor, with product MWASQHELPPTSSFRRLVRRVGVPARHAEDLAQEALLRDWEARGRLEPGVDPAPYSVTIALNLARSHLRDASRRGEVLIPFDEHDFRGDQPSPEALLRRQEREAVMRDLIEQVDPKYHDLLVKHELEEKSLAEIAAEQGLKLDTVRSQHRRAREQLDEAKRRWMAQQEFRGWDKEPCVPVAFGLFRRPSWTTALHLPKVGAKVFAQAALVVLTGAVVATAPRSSGSASTAPWLRPAAIHAGAATPPQQHTAPPLDQPDVRRAVATASRPVQGIPAPGEHAPAAMNGKPASPAATAARSSPPVRAVRPVASEREKDLVLQAHKAVEAYNARADVEARRLLDMHAMEFPRGQLAREREALLLQLR from the coding sequence CTGTGGGCAAGCCAGCACGAACTCCCCCCCACTTCGAGCTTCCGCCGCCTCGTCAGGCGGGTCGGTGTCCCCGCGCGACACGCCGAGGACCTCGCGCAGGAAGCGCTCCTACGGGACTGGGAGGCGAGAGGGCGGCTCGAGCCGGGCGTGGATCCAGCGCCGTACTCCGTCACCATCGCCCTGAACCTCGCCCGCAGCCACCTACGGGACGCGAGCCGTCGGGGTGAGGTCCTGATCCCCTTCGACGAGCACGACTTCCGCGGGGACCAACCGAGCCCGGAAGCCTTGCTCCGGAGGCAGGAGCGGGAAGCCGTCATGCGCGACCTGATCGAGCAGGTCGACCCCAAGTACCACGACCTCTTGGTCAAGCACGAGCTCGAGGAGAAGTCGCTCGCCGAGATCGCCGCCGAGCAGGGACTCAAGCTGGACACCGTGAGGAGCCAGCACCGCAGGGCACGCGAGCAGCTGGACGAGGCGAAGCGGCGCTGGATGGCGCAGCAAGAATTCCGGGGCTGGGACAAGGAGCCCTGCGTCCCGGTGGCGTTCGGCCTGTTCCGTCGCCCGTCGTGGACGACCGCGCTGCACCTGCCGAAGGTCGGGGCGAAGGTCTTCGCGCAGGCGGCGCTCGTCGTGCTGACGGGCGCCGTCGTCGCGACAGCTCCACGCTCGTCAGGCTCGGCCAGCACGGCCCCGTGGTTACGGCCGGCAGCGATCCACGCCGGTGCGGCCACGCCCCCGCAGCAGCACACCGCGCCGCCCCTCGACCAGCCAGACGTACGCCGTGCGGTCGCCACGGCCTCGCGCCCGGTGCAGGGCATCCCAGCACCCGGCGAGCACGCACCGGCCGCGATGAACGGCAAGCCCGCTTCGCCGGCCGCAACAGCTGCGCGTTCCTCGCCGCCCGTCCGCGCCGTACGCCCGGTCGCGAGCGAGCGCGAGAAGGACCTGGTCCTCCAGGCGCACAAGGCGGTCGAAGCCTACAACGCCAGGGCTGACGTCGAGGCGCGACGCCTGCTCGACATGCACGCCATGGAGTTCCCTCGGGGTCAGCTGGCCCGGGAGCGCGAGGCGCTGCTGCTGCAACTTCGCTGA
- a CDS encoding PAS domain S-box protein, translated as MLQAIPYLLCVHDPVEQRALYENRSLARELGYAADDEDLGGLDAFVTLAHPDDQTRAREQLDHAGEGQASDSAELAYRLRKADGSWCWVTRREIVLARDGAGKPRQVMSVVQDITGRKDMEVEQRRQAEELGVSKTLIDNALDGITLTSMSGQVVYANTAFKAMSGFGDSAVGCGLTDFYAPETFRQLSDEVLPTLMKDGAWRGVLKIRRPDGSEWMGQTTAFVVVGPAGEPTGMAAFFRDITEQLRYEEETLAQMRVIQAQQAALRELGTPLIPIADGVIAMPLIGTIDRERAQQILETLLNALGEKQSAVAILDITGVKAVDGEVAAALVRVAQAARLLGADVVLSGVRPVVAQALVDLGTELRGLVTCGTLQSGIAYALKRKARSMTV; from the coding sequence GTGCTACAGGCAATTCCGTACCTGCTCTGCGTCCACGATCCGGTCGAGCAGCGCGCGCTCTACGAGAACCGCTCGCTGGCCCGCGAGCTCGGTTATGCGGCGGACGACGAGGACCTCGGGGGCCTCGATGCGTTCGTGACGCTCGCGCACCCCGACGACCAGACCCGGGCTCGCGAGCAGCTCGATCACGCCGGAGAAGGCCAGGCGAGCGACTCGGCGGAGCTCGCGTATCGGCTGCGCAAGGCGGACGGGTCGTGGTGCTGGGTCACCAGGCGCGAGATCGTCCTCGCGCGCGACGGCGCCGGCAAGCCGCGCCAGGTCATGAGTGTAGTCCAGGACATCACGGGTCGAAAGGACATGGAGGTCGAGCAGCGCCGCCAGGCCGAAGAGCTAGGCGTGTCGAAGACATTGATTGACAATGCGCTAGATGGCATCACATTGACGTCCATGAGCGGGCAGGTCGTCTATGCCAACACCGCCTTCAAGGCGATGAGCGGCTTCGGCGACAGCGCGGTCGGCTGCGGGCTGACCGACTTCTATGCGCCCGAGACCTTCCGCCAGCTCTCCGACGAGGTCTTGCCGACCTTGATGAAGGACGGCGCATGGCGCGGCGTCCTCAAGATCCGGCGCCCCGACGGGAGCGAGTGGATGGGGCAGACCACCGCCTTCGTGGTCGTGGGCCCGGCGGGCGAGCCGACGGGCATGGCGGCGTTCTTCAGGGACATCACGGAGCAGCTCCGGTACGAGGAGGAGACGCTCGCCCAGATGCGGGTGATCCAGGCGCAGCAGGCGGCGCTCCGCGAGCTCGGCACGCCGCTCATCCCGATCGCCGACGGCGTGATCGCGATGCCCCTCATCGGAACGATCGACCGGGAGCGCGCGCAGCAGATCCTGGAGACGCTCCTGAACGCGCTCGGCGAGAAGCAATCGGCCGTGGCGATACTCGATATCACCGGCGTGAAGGCCGTGGACGGAGAGGTGGCCGCCGCGCTGGTCCGCGTCGCGCAGGCGGCGAGGCTGCTCGGCGCCGACGTCGTGTTGTCAGGCGTCCGTCCCGTCGTCGCGCAGGCGCTCGTCGATCTTGGCACAGAGCTCAGAGGGC